In Flammeovirgaceae bacterium 311, one DNA window encodes the following:
- a CDS encoding filamentation induced by cAMP protein Fic (COG3177 Uncharacterized conserved protein), producing MSDMEVMQLLAKADRELGRLDMYSEYIPNIELFISMHVLKEATQSSKIEGTQTNMEEALLDREDVPLDKRDDWEEVQNYIQAMEHAMGALEKLPFSSRLIRETHKTLMQGVRGEHKQPGEFRTSQNWIGGASINDAVFVPPVHTSIPELMGDIEKFAHNEELYFPELLKIVLIHYQFETIHPFLDGNGRVGRLMITLYLVSKGILKKPILYLSDFLERNRKYYYDILMHIREANDLSRWFKFFLQGIIETAQKGISTFDGILRLQKEVDNKIQSLGSRAVNAQKVLEYLFQRPVLNAENVRKVTGLSMPSAYNLIKELEAQEILREITGGQRSRVYEFSDYLNLFRS from the coding sequence ATGAGTGATATGGAGGTGATGCAACTGCTGGCAAAGGCAGATCGGGAACTTGGCCGATTGGATATGTATTCAGAGTACATCCCTAACATTGAGCTGTTTATAAGTATGCACGTACTAAAGGAAGCCACCCAGAGCAGCAAGATTGAAGGAACGCAAACGAATATGGAAGAGGCTTTGCTTGATAGGGAGGATGTTCCGCTGGATAAACGCGATGATTGGGAAGAGGTGCAGAATTACATTCAAGCCATGGAGCATGCTATGGGTGCTCTGGAAAAGCTTCCGTTTTCCTCCCGGCTTATCCGTGAAACACATAAAACTCTGATGCAGGGGGTGCGGGGGGAACACAAACAGCCAGGGGAATTCCGCACCAGCCAAAACTGGATCGGTGGAGCTAGTATCAACGATGCAGTGTTTGTTCCGCCGGTACATACCTCAATTCCTGAGCTTATGGGCGATATAGAGAAATTTGCCCATAACGAAGAGCTGTATTTTCCGGAATTGCTCAAGATAGTCCTCATTCATTATCAGTTTGAAACTATTCACCCTTTCCTTGATGGCAATGGACGAGTAGGCCGCCTGATGATCACACTTTATCTGGTAAGTAAAGGTATATTGAAAAAGCCCATCCTCTACCTTTCTGATTTCCTGGAGCGAAACCGCAAGTACTACTACGATATTCTGATGCACATTCGTGAGGCAAATGATTTGAGTAGGTGGTTTAAGTTCTTTCTGCAGGGCATCATTGAAACAGCACAAAAGGGGATTAGTACCTTTGATGGAATATTAAGACTGCAAAAGGAAGTCGATAATAAGATTCAGAGTCTCGGCAGTAGGGCAGTGAATGCACAAAAGGTTCTGGAATACTTGTTTCAGCGGCCAGTGTTGAATGCGGAAAATGTAAGGAAGGTAACTGGCCTTTCCATGCCCTCTGCCTATAACCTCATCAAAGAACTGGAGGCTCAGGAAATTCTAAGAGAAATCACAGGTGGGCAGCGAAGTAGGGTGTATGAGTTTAGTGATTATCTCAACCTGTTCCGTTCCTAA
- a CDS encoding integrase catalytic subunit (COG2801 Transposase and inactivated derivatives), whose product MVEEHGVSHCQACTAVSLPGSSYQYQPKQKDDTLIIEQLKSLVEKHPSIGFWQCYYRLRKKGHSWNHKRVTGSIASFGSTSEEGTRKDYLPG is encoded by the coding sequence ATGGTAGAGGAGCATGGAGTAAGTCATTGTCAGGCCTGTACGGCAGTGAGCCTGCCCGGAAGCAGCTATCAGTACCAGCCCAAGCAAAAAGATGATACTCTTATCATTGAACAGCTAAAGAGCCTGGTTGAAAAACATCCCTCCATTGGCTTTTGGCAGTGCTACTACAGGCTACGCAAGAAGGGTCACAGCTGGAATCATAAGCGGGTTACAGGGTCTATAGCGAGCTTCGGCTCAACATCAGAAGAAGGCACAAGAAAAGACTACCTGCCAGGGTAA
- a CDS encoding transcriptional regulator ArsR family protein (COG0640 Predicted transcriptional regulators) has translation MGVTKSDLFDERINSLATVAKVIGHPARVAILEYLLENKTCICNDLVEELPLSQSTITQHLRELKQVGLIKGEIEGPRVNYCIDEEAWNDARIAFSNFFARYVSKKDCC, from the coding sequence ATGGGAGTTACAAAGTCAGACTTATTTGACGAGCGAATAAATAGTTTGGCCACAGTTGCCAAGGTAATCGGACATCCGGCCAGGGTGGCCATATTGGAGTATTTGCTGGAGAATAAGACCTGCATTTGCAACGACCTTGTGGAAGAATTACCGCTCTCTCAATCGACAATCACCCAGCACCTGCGGGAGTTAAAGCAGGTAGGACTGATCAAAGGCGAAATAGAAGGGCCCAGGGTAAACTACTGCATCGATGAAGAAGCCTGGAATGATGCACGAATTGCATTTTCCAACTTTTTTGCCAGGTACGTTTCCAAAAAAGACTGCTGCTAA
- a CDS encoding alkyl hydroperoxide reductase (COG0526 Thiol-disulfide isomerase and thioredoxins): MSKDKFSIKKIPGWVIMLAVFGILYITGLHTEAIGQVQRLLLATGIRQAEVPEAGESKALAAASAEVAGRGFQMVDLEGNTVAFESLEGKVVFLNIWATWCPPCVAEMPNIQSLYEKVGSDKIAFVMLSVDEGGMGKVKKFIARKGFTFPVYMPAGPLPQEFYSQAIPTTFILSPEGKIVARQEGMAEYDTREVRDFLQSMVK; encoded by the coding sequence ATGAGTAAAGATAAATTTTCAATCAAAAAGATACCCGGCTGGGTAATCATGCTGGCCGTTTTCGGGATTTTGTATATCACCGGCCTGCATACCGAAGCCATAGGCCAGGTACAGCGACTGCTGCTGGCTACCGGCATTAGACAGGCCGAGGTGCCCGAAGCTGGCGAAAGTAAAGCCTTAGCTGCTGCATCTGCCGAAGTAGCTGGAAGGGGTTTTCAAATGGTAGACCTGGAGGGCAATACCGTAGCCTTCGAAAGCCTGGAGGGCAAGGTGGTTTTCCTGAACATCTGGGCCACCTGGTGTCCGCCCTGTGTGGCCGAGATGCCCAACATCCAGAGCCTCTACGAAAAGGTAGGCTCCGACAAAATTGCCTTCGTCATGCTTTCGGTAGACGAAGGAGGCATGGGCAAGGTAAAGAAGTTCATCGCCCGCAAGGGATTTACCTTCCCGGTCTATATGCCGGCCGGCCCGCTGCCACAGGAGTTTTACTCTCAGGCAATCCCCACTACCTTTATCCTTTCTCCGGAAGGAAAGATTGTAGCCCGGCAGGAAGGCATGGCCGAATACGACACCCGGGAGGTGCGGGATTTTCTGCAAAGCATGGTGAAATGA
- a CDS encoding transposase (COG2801 Transposase and inactivated derivatives), producing MEADLSIPALRLIRVLEYLKEFRGLPEMIRVDNGPEFISYKLECWCRENKIRLVFILSGKPMQNAYVERCNGSIRRELLNAYVFRTLSEVREKAEEWRLDRGGGPLQSPPASPGAELQSTC from the coding sequence ATGGAAGCTGATCTGTCAATTCCTGCTCTGCGCCTTATTCGGGTACTAGAGTACCTAAAGGAGTTCAGAGGATTGCCGGAAATGATCAGAGTGGATAACGGGCCTGAATTTATCTCTTATAAGCTAGAATGCTGGTGCAGAGAGAATAAGATCCGTCTGGTATTCATTCTGTCAGGTAAACCCATGCAGAACGCTTATGTGGAGCGATGCAATGGCAGCATCAGAAGAGAACTTCTAAATGCCTATGTGTTCAGAACCTTATCAGAAGTGCGAGAAAAAGCAGAAGAATGGCGACTGGACCGCGGCGGCGGACCGCTACAATCACCACCGGCCTCACCAGGCGCTGAACTTCAGAGCACCTGCTGA
- a CDS encoding putative membrane protein (COG0308 Aminopeptidase N), producing the protein MILQKIFRYEFAYLIGRISTWLYLVVLLAFPIGIKLLVSTGDGVYPNNTLHITAMTVIGGLIWLVMGASVSGEAAARDVQMRIHPLVYTTPVKKLNYLGGRFLAALSVNSLIILALPIGVLLSFYLPWSDILPGSDQEELLPFRPFASLNVYFLIALPTVFVATALQFTFAALSRKVMTSYSASLLLAVFAQIMAVAVAKLFGYWDLVKLLDPVGIVGIVSSELGTWTVTEKNTRLITLEGMFLWNRIFWLGVAAGLLLLTYMRFSFTNPVSNSWGSRFKWRPKAKVKTPADATNFKATAISVPQVQRSFGPDTYFQQMFTIAWASFGKIAKHPLGLTPVGAIALLSSLFSDSIISEFGIPLLPTTQQVLAYLSAPVNSISSPWVVFPLLIMFFVGELVWHERDTGISDIADATPVPDWVFLTGKFLGLGFIIIAWMTLLMTGGILMQLNMGYDKPEIGLYLQTLFGIQLINYLLFALLALVIHVVVNQKYIGYLVVLLVFCFIAFHSTFKVEHSMLIFGKDPGWWYTDMRGFGTTLGPWLWFKAYWIAWALLLAVAARLLWTRGRGQSLKYRLKVAQRRFTRSTSWLAILGAVLLLTLGSFIFYNTNVLNEYLTSAEVYERMAEYEKRYGQYRNTPQPQLTATKLNVELYPDRQEVEIRAAYTLVNKETEAIDSIHIGSVSGIAPAELSFDRPATSVLIDKELSHHIYALEQPLRPGDSLQLNFVVHYQARGFQHSGTKPLVVEKGTNFTNFDLLPNIGYQSYREIKDAALRKKHNLLARPETPSLYDREARKKALITDQTTLEAIIGTTKDEVAVAPGNLHQSWTEGNRHYFHYKTDAPIGAEYTILSGDYAVKESKWNGVAIRIYYYPDHAQNIDRMHRSVHASLEYFTEQFGPYPYGHFTLVERAGPGGGASADGSIVYYGEQYALMNPDDSPTGFDLPYYIMAHEVGHQWWGMARLTPARVEGAGVLIEGLAVYSGMQVLEKSYGEKQLRQYIDFLHSSYAIPRSLASASLLQANEQFLYYRKGGIAMYALSKYIGKDKVNAALRQLLQKQASGEQPLPTTLDLYQELQNVTPDSLDYLLQDLFVENMYWRLKTKQFEAEQTKARDWEVTLKVEAQKVVVDSTGSEKDVPMNDWLEVGIYEEGKGLDEPLYLKMHRIRSGEQTINVTVPRKPERGGIDPNHLMIDLRLDDNMMQVDGE; encoded by the coding sequence ATGATACTTCAGAAGATATTTCGCTATGAGTTCGCCTATCTGATAGGGCGCATCTCTACCTGGCTCTATTTAGTAGTCCTGCTCGCATTTCCAATTGGAATCAAGCTGCTTGTTTCAACTGGCGATGGTGTATACCCAAACAATACATTACATATAACAGCTATGACCGTAATTGGCGGCCTTATATGGCTTGTAATGGGCGCGTCTGTATCTGGTGAAGCAGCAGCGCGGGACGTGCAGATGCGAATACATCCACTAGTATACACTACTCCGGTTAAAAAGCTTAACTACTTGGGCGGACGATTTCTTGCTGCACTTTCAGTAAATTCATTAATTATACTTGCTTTGCCGATAGGTGTACTGCTTTCCTTTTACTTGCCATGGTCAGACATTCTGCCTGGTAGTGATCAGGAGGAATTACTGCCTTTCAGGCCATTTGCTTCTCTAAATGTCTACTTCTTAATTGCCTTACCGACTGTTTTTGTAGCAACAGCGCTACAATTCACCTTTGCAGCGCTTAGCCGCAAGGTGATGACAAGTTATAGTGCAAGCCTGCTATTAGCCGTTTTTGCTCAGATTATGGCTGTGGCGGTGGCAAAGCTATTCGGGTACTGGGACCTTGTAAAATTACTGGATCCGGTAGGTATTGTCGGTATTGTAAGCAGCGAACTGGGCACATGGACAGTAACAGAGAAAAATACGCGACTGATTACGCTGGAAGGAATGTTTCTTTGGAATCGCATATTTTGGCTAGGTGTTGCCGCAGGTTTGTTATTGCTTACCTACATGCGCTTCAGTTTTACGAATCCAGTATCAAACAGCTGGGGGAGTCGCTTTAAATGGCGACCAAAAGCTAAAGTTAAGACTCCTGCTGATGCCACAAATTTCAAAGCAACCGCCATTTCTGTTCCACAGGTTCAGCGAAGCTTCGGCCCTGATACTTATTTCCAGCAGATGTTTACCATTGCATGGGCATCTTTTGGAAAGATAGCCAAACACCCTCTGGGCCTTACGCCGGTGGGTGCCATTGCCCTGTTATCATCGCTGTTTAGCGATAGCATCATAAGTGAGTTTGGGATTCCGCTGCTCCCAACTACCCAGCAGGTATTAGCTTACCTGAGCGCTCCTGTAAATAGTATCAGTTCACCATGGGTAGTATTTCCGCTACTCATTATGTTCTTTGTTGGCGAGCTTGTATGGCACGAGCGAGATACAGGCATAAGTGATATTGCTGATGCAACTCCGGTACCTGATTGGGTATTCTTAACTGGTAAGTTTCTGGGATTAGGCTTTATCATCATAGCATGGATGACATTACTCATGACCGGAGGTATATTGATGCAACTGAACATGGGCTACGATAAACCTGAGATAGGCCTGTACCTGCAGACACTCTTTGGAATTCAGCTCATAAACTACCTGCTCTTTGCCTTGCTTGCCCTTGTGATACACGTTGTAGTAAATCAAAAATATATAGGTTACCTGGTGGTGCTTTTAGTTTTCTGCTTTATTGCCTTTCATTCAACCTTCAAGGTCGAGCACAGTATGCTCATTTTTGGAAAAGACCCTGGCTGGTGGTACACCGATATGCGTGGCTTCGGAACTACACTTGGGCCCTGGCTGTGGTTTAAAGCATACTGGATAGCCTGGGCTTTGCTGTTGGCAGTGGCAGCGAGATTACTTTGGACACGGGGAAGAGGACAAAGTTTAAAATACCGGCTGAAGGTAGCTCAGCGCCGTTTCACAAGATCTACAAGCTGGCTTGCCATACTTGGTGCAGTGCTTCTCCTGACGCTGGGCAGCTTTATCTTTTATAATACAAATGTACTGAACGAGTACCTGACCAGCGCCGAAGTCTATGAGCGCATGGCTGAATATGAAAAGCGCTACGGCCAGTACAGAAACACCCCTCAACCCCAGCTAACAGCTACAAAGTTGAATGTTGAGCTTTATCCCGACCGACAGGAAGTTGAGATCCGTGCAGCCTATACACTTGTGAATAAAGAAACAGAAGCAATAGACTCTATACATATCGGGAGTGTGTCGGGCATAGCACCAGCTGAATTAAGCTTCGATCGACCAGCTACCAGCGTGCTGATAGACAAAGAACTCAGCCACCACATTTATGCACTGGAGCAACCACTACGGCCGGGAGATTCACTACAATTGAACTTTGTAGTACACTATCAAGCGCGTGGTTTCCAGCATAGTGGCACAAAACCATTGGTGGTGGAGAAGGGAACTAACTTCACAAATTTCGACCTGCTCCCTAATATTGGCTACCAAAGCTACAGGGAAATCAAGGATGCGGCCTTAAGAAAAAAGCATAATCTACTCGCGCGCCCTGAGACACCTTCTTTATATGATCGTGAGGCACGCAAAAAAGCGTTAATTACAGATCAGACCACCTTAGAAGCCATTATAGGTACTACAAAGGATGAAGTAGCCGTTGCGCCGGGTAATTTGCACCAAAGCTGGACAGAAGGCAACCGCCACTACTTCCACTACAAAACAGATGCTCCCATTGGGGCCGAGTATACCATTCTATCAGGGGATTATGCGGTGAAGGAGAGCAAGTGGAATGGGGTGGCGATCAGGATTTACTACTATCCAGACCATGCCCAAAATATAGACAGAATGCACAGGAGCGTACATGCTTCGCTGGAGTATTTTACAGAGCAGTTTGGTCCTTACCCCTATGGGCACTTTACCTTAGTAGAGCGCGCTGGTCCCGGAGGTGGAGCATCTGCGGATGGCAGCATCGTCTATTATGGAGAACAGTATGCCCTTATGAATCCCGATGACAGCCCGACTGGTTTTGACCTTCCGTATTATATCATGGCGCATGAAGTAGGGCACCAGTGGTGGGGAATGGCCAGATTAACACCAGCCAGGGTCGAAGGAGCCGGTGTATTGATTGAGGGTCTTGCTGTATATTCTGGTATGCAGGTGCTGGAAAAAAGCTATGGCGAAAAGCAATTGCGGCAATACATAGACTTTCTGCATTCCTCCTATGCAATACCACGCTCACTGGCATCAGCTTCCTTGCTTCAGGCAAATGAGCAATTTTTATACTATCGTAAGGGTGGCATCGCCATGTATGCCCTGAGTAAGTATATAGGGAAAGACAAGGTCAATGCTGCGCTTAGGCAACTGCTCCAGAAACAAGCATCGGGAGAGCAGCCATTGCCCACTACCCTTGATCTCTATCAGGAGCTACAAAATGTTACTCCTGACTCATTAGATTACCTGCTACAGGACCTGTTTGTGGAGAATATGTATTGGCGCCTCAAAACAAAGCAATTTGAGGCAGAGCAAACCAAAGCAAGAGACTGGGAGGTAACGCTGAAGGTAGAGGCACAAAAGGTGGTGGTAGACAGTACAGGTTCTGAAAAAGATGTGCCGATGAATGATTGGCTGGAAGTCGGAATTTATGAGGAAGGCAAGGGTTTAGACGAGCCACTCTACCTCAAGATGCACCGCATCCGGTCTGGTGAGCAGACAATAAATGTAACAGTGCCGCGAAAGCCTGAACGTGGAGGTATTGATCCTAACCACCTGATGATTGACCTGAGACTTGACGATAATATGATGCAAGTAGACGGAGAATGA
- a CDS encoding putative nucleoside-diphosphate sugar epimerase (COG0702 Predicted nucleoside-diphosphate-sugar epimerases), giving the protein MILVTGATGHFGKAVIKFLLQKGVSASNISALVRDEAKAEALKAKGITIKVGDYDDYSSLTKAFKGIKQLLLVSGNDLAKRGKQHENVVKAAVEAGINHVYYTSIDRKDDNAEASPITLVMETHLHTEQIIKSSGMVYTFFRNNIYADMIPLFLGDQVANTGVFFPAGEGKVAFATRENMAEATAAVLATEDLQNKEYVFSNTESVSFGDIANMLSEIFGTKIQYANPTAEAYTEALTSVGVPTDIITMSVEWGEAFKQGTFSRTSNDLERLLGRKPTTVREYLQTVYK; this is encoded by the coding sequence ATGATTTTAGTAACAGGCGCAACAGGGCACTTTGGTAAAGCAGTTATAAAATTTCTACTTCAGAAAGGGGTATCTGCCAGCAACATTAGCGCATTGGTAAGAGATGAAGCAAAAGCAGAAGCACTAAAAGCGAAAGGCATAACAATCAAAGTAGGTGACTACGATGATTACAGTTCACTCACAAAAGCTTTCAAAGGCATAAAACAACTACTTCTTGTTTCTGGCAACGATTTGGCGAAGCGTGGAAAGCAGCATGAGAATGTCGTTAAAGCAGCCGTAGAGGCAGGTATTAACCATGTTTACTATACCAGTATCGACAGGAAAGATGATAATGCTGAAGCATCACCCATTACGCTGGTAATGGAAACGCATCTCCATACGGAACAGATTATAAAATCATCGGGCATGGTCTACACCTTTTTTCGAAACAACATCTATGCAGACATGATACCTTTGTTTTTAGGGGATCAGGTTGCCAACACAGGTGTGTTCTTCCCAGCAGGTGAAGGAAAAGTCGCTTTTGCAACAAGGGAAAACATGGCCGAAGCAACGGCTGCTGTTTTAGCAACCGAGGATCTGCAAAATAAGGAGTATGTATTTAGCAATACTGAAAGTGTATCTTTCGGAGACATTGCAAACATGCTAAGCGAAATATTTGGCACTAAGATTCAGTATGCAAACCCAACTGCTGAAGCCTATACAGAAGCACTTACCAGCGTTGGCGTTCCTACTGATATAATAACAATGTCGGTAGAATGGGGAGAAGCCTTTAAACAGGGAACATTCTCTAGAACAAGCAATGATTTAGAAAGACTATTAGGCAGAAAGCCTACTACAGTTCGAGAATACCTGCAAACAGTTTACAAGTAA
- a CDS encoding YeeE/YedE domain-containing protein (COG2391 Predicted transporter component), with the protein MRYIRFGLIGIFFGIVMTKSQAISWYRIYEMFRFDAFHMYGIIGSAVLLGVIGVALIKKYKLKSTDGTPITFTPKKMSIPRYLIGGTLFGLGWAMTGACPGPMYTLIGGGFSVILVVLASALLGTFTYGLLRKKLPH; encoded by the coding sequence ATGCGCTATATACGTTTTGGATTAATAGGCATCTTCTTTGGCATAGTGATGACCAAATCCCAGGCCATCTCCTGGTACCGGATCTATGAAATGTTCCGCTTCGATGCTTTTCATATGTACGGCATTATTGGTTCTGCCGTGCTATTGGGTGTGATTGGGGTAGCCCTGATCAAAAAGTACAAGCTTAAATCAACTGACGGTACGCCCATTACCTTTACGCCCAAAAAAATGAGCATACCCCGTTACCTGATTGGCGGAACACTTTTTGGGTTGGGCTGGGCCATGACAGGCGCCTGCCCCGGTCCCATGTACACCCTGATCGGTGGGGGCTTTAGTGTGATTCTGGTGGTACTGGCCAGTGCACTTTTAGGTACTTTTACCTATGGACTGTTAAGAAAAAAGCTTCCTCATTAG
- a CDS encoding transcriptional regulator, HxlR family protein (COG1733 Predicted transcriptional regulators), with product MPIIGTLLFGKKLFMEMERSIFKITPRMLSKELKELELNGIVKRTVSNTTPVIVAYGLTDSGITMGVFSTTNRGAQWGMGSGKSPGHYCRFVYHFRSTAGYAGI from the coding sequence GTGCCAATCATTGGCACGTTACTGTTTGGGAAAAAGCTTTTCATGGAAATGGAGCGCAGCATCTTTAAAATAACGCCCCGCATGCTGTCAAAGGAGTTAAAGGAGCTAGAACTGAATGGTATCGTAAAGCGAACTGTCTCCAACACCACACCAGTTATAGTAGCGTATGGGCTTACTGATTCAGGCATAACCATGGGGGTGTTTTCAACAACGAATAGAGGGGCTCAATGGGGAATGGGATCCGGAAAGAGTCCTGGCCACTACTGCCGCTTCGTTTACCATTTCCGGAGTACTGCTGGGTATGCTGGTATATAA
- a CDS encoding hypothetical protein (COG2391 Predicted transporter component) — MLEFLSQPWPWFVAGPLIALTMFLLLFFGKNFGVSSTLRTTCAIGGAGKVSDFFDFDWKSQVWNLVFVGGMIVGGFIAATWLQQPDPIPLAQNTVQKLQELGIANPGDGYLPRELFSWESLFTLRGFILLVVGGFLVGFGTRYAGGCTSGHAISGLSDLQLPSLIAVIGFFTGGLLMTYLFLPFILQL; from the coding sequence ATGTTAGAATTCTTAAGTCAACCCTGGCCCTGGTTTGTAGCAGGGCCCCTGATCGCCTTAACCATGTTTTTACTGCTCTTCTTTGGTAAGAACTTTGGGGTGTCGAGTACCCTGCGCACCACCTGTGCCATTGGCGGTGCCGGTAAAGTAAGCGACTTCTTCGACTTTGACTGGAAGAGCCAGGTTTGGAACCTGGTGTTTGTAGGTGGCATGATCGTTGGTGGCTTTATTGCCGCTACCTGGCTGCAGCAGCCTGACCCGATTCCGCTGGCACAGAACACCGTGCAAAAGCTGCAGGAGTTGGGGATCGCAAATCCGGGCGATGGTTATCTGCCCAGAGAGCTCTTCAGCTGGGAGAGTCTGTTCACCCTGCGTGGCTTTATCCTGCTGGTGGTGGGCGGATTCCTGGTAGGCTTTGGCACACGCTATGCCGGTGGCTGTACCTCTGGTCATGCCATTAGCGGCTTAAGCGATCTGCAACTGCCCTCCCTGATTGCGGTGATTGGCTTCTTCACTGGAGGCCTGCTAATGACCTACCTGTTCCTACCCTTTATTTTACAACTTTAA